Proteins from a genomic interval of Equus quagga isolate Etosha38 chromosome 13, UCLA_HA_Equagga_1.0, whole genome shotgun sequence:
- the S100A9 gene encoding protein S100-A9, whose protein sequence is MQGLHRAVQPSVWLLAWTECRKMAELSQMERDIETIINVFHQYSVRLGHPDTLNRKEFKQLVQKELANFLKNEQKDEGAINHILEDLDTNEDKQLSFEEFIMLVIRLTLASHQKMHENAPKLPGHHHGGGLGEGGSQHEDSHEGDGHSHEGHGHSHGGHGHSHGGHGHSHGGPGHSH, encoded by the exons ATGCAGGGCCTGCACCGCGCAGTCCAACCCTCTGTGTGGCTCTTGGCTTGG ACAGAGTGCAGAAAAATGGCGGAACTGTCCCAGATGGAGCGCGACATAGAGACCATCATCAATGTCTTCCACCAGTACTCTGTGCGACTGGGGCACCCGGACACCCTGAACCGGAAGGAATTCAAACAGCTGGTTCAAAAAGAGCTGGCAAACTTCCTCAAG AATGAGCAGAAGGATGAAGGAGCCATAAATCATATCCTGGAGGACCTGGACACCAATGAGGACAAGCAGCTCAGCTTCGAGGAGTTCATCATGCTGGTGATCAGGCTGACGCTCGCCTCCCACCAGAAGATGCACGAGAATGCCCCGAAACTACCAGGCCACCACCATGGAGGAGGCCTCGGGGAAGGTGGCTCCCAACATGAAGACAGCCACGAGGGCGATGGCCACAGCCACGAGGGCCATGGCCACAGCCATGGAGGCCATGGCCACAGCCACGGAGGCCATGGCCACAGCCACGGAGGCCCCGGCCACAGCCACTAA